In Acidovorax sp. 106, the following proteins share a genomic window:
- the ttcA gene encoding tRNA 2-thiocytidine(32) synthetase TtcA, whose protein sequence is MLSTAETPFVAALPIDASHASPAAEPLADPAAEREAIKLEKRLVRQVAQAIGDFGLIEDGDKVMVCVSGGKDSYAMLDVLRMLQQRNGNRFELIAVNLDQKQPGFPAHVLPEYLTQVGVPFHIETQDTYSVVKEHIPEGKTMCSLCSRLRRGILYRVADELGCTKIALGHHRDDMLQTFFLNMFFGGKLKGMPPKVQSDRGDHLIIRPLAYVAESDLTRWAEIRNFPIIPCTLCGSQENLQRKQIGQMLRDWQQLYPGRIENMAVALRNLVPSHFMDTRQFDFKGMVPNGVADADGDKAFDAEEFPAQAVGMLGGLPLIPR, encoded by the coding sequence ATGCTCTCCACCGCTGAAACCCCTTTTGTCGCCGCTTTGCCCATCGATGCGAGCCATGCTTCGCCCGCTGCTGAGCCCTTGGCAGACCCTGCGGCTGAGCGCGAAGCCATCAAGCTCGAAAAGCGCCTGGTGCGCCAGGTGGCCCAGGCCATTGGTGACTTTGGCCTCATCGAAGACGGCGACAAGGTGATGGTGTGCGTGTCGGGCGGCAAAGACAGCTACGCCATGCTCGACGTGCTGCGCATGCTGCAGCAGCGCAACGGCAACCGCTTTGAGCTGATCGCGGTCAACCTCGACCAGAAGCAGCCTGGCTTTCCCGCCCACGTGCTGCCCGAGTATTTGACGCAGGTGGGCGTGCCCTTTCACATCGAAACGCAGGACACCTACAGCGTCGTCAAGGAGCACATCCCCGAGGGCAAGACCATGTGCAGCCTGTGCAGCCGCCTGCGCCGGGGCATTTTGTACCGCGTGGCCGACGAGCTGGGCTGCACAAAAATTGCACTCGGCCACCACCGCGACGACATGTTGCAGACCTTCTTCTTGAACATGTTCTTTGGCGGCAAGCTCAAGGGCATGCCGCCCAAGGTGCAAAGCGACCGGGGCGACCACCTCATCATCCGCCCCTTGGCCTATGTGGCCGAGAGCGACCTCACCCGCTGGGCCGAGATCCGCAACTTCCCCATCATCCCCTGCACGCTGTGCGGCAGCCAAGAGAACCTGCAGCGCAAGCAGATCGGCCAGATGCTGCGCGACTGGCAACAGCTCTACCCTGGCCGCATCGAGAACATGGCCGTGGCCCTGCGCAACCTGGTGCCTTCGCACTTCATGGACACGCGCCAGTTCGACTTCAAGGGCATGGTGCCCAACGGCGTGGCGGATGCCGATGGCGACAAGGCGTTTGACGCCGAAGAGTTTCCTGCGCAGGCCGTGGGCATGCTGGGGGGTCTGCCCCTGATACCCCGCTGA
- the yegQ gene encoding tRNA 5-hydroxyuridine modification protein YegQ has product MTILKAPELLLPAGSLDKMRAAYDFGADAVYAGQPRYSLRARNNEFRLEQIKQGITEAHARGKKFFVTSNLIAHNDKIRTYLRDIEPVIDCKPDALIMADAGLIMMVKEKWPEQVVHLSVQANTTNWAAVKFWQKMGVERVILSRELSLDEIEKIRQECPDMELEVFVHGALCIAYSGRCLLSGYFNHRDPNQGTCTNACRWNYATHDADIDPTTGEAIAQKMEGDFNFEAAQQKAEQSFASTTGNGERHPKADKVYLIEEAGRPGQMMPIMEDEHGTYIMNSKDLRAVEHVARLAQIGVDSLKIEGRTKSLYYVARTAQVYRRAIDDAVAGRPFNPELLLELEGLSNRGYTGGLLERRPSNDYQNYINGHSETQRSQYVGEILGAEGQADAGLQGLDQEWVQVETKNHFAVGNLLEVVHPSGNITVRLQEMRNAQGQPVQVAQGNPVRVWIPLPAKYAGALLARVVEAQPPAAQPEPALVA; this is encoded by the coding sequence ATGACCATCCTCAAAGCCCCCGAACTCCTCCTGCCCGCTGGCTCGCTCGACAAGATGCGCGCCGCCTACGACTTTGGCGCCGACGCGGTGTACGCCGGGCAGCCGCGCTACAGCCTGCGCGCGCGCAACAACGAGTTCCGCCTAGAGCAGATCAAGCAAGGCATAACGGAAGCGCACGCACGCGGCAAGAAGTTTTTTGTGACCAGCAACCTGATTGCGCACAACGACAAGATCCGCACCTACCTGCGCGACATCGAGCCCGTGATCGACTGCAAGCCAGACGCCCTCATCATGGCCGACGCAGGCCTGATCATGATGGTCAAGGAGAAGTGGCCCGAGCAGGTGGTGCACCTGTCGGTGCAGGCCAACACCACCAACTGGGCGGCCGTGAAGTTCTGGCAAAAGATGGGCGTGGAGCGCGTCATCCTCTCGCGTGAACTCAGCCTGGACGAGATCGAAAAAATCCGCCAGGAATGCCCCGACATGGAGCTGGAAGTGTTCGTGCACGGCGCGCTGTGCATTGCGTACTCGGGCCGTTGCCTGCTCAGCGGCTACTTCAACCACCGCGACCCCAACCAGGGCACCTGCACCAACGCCTGCCGCTGGAACTACGCCACGCACGACGCCGACATCGACCCCACCACGGGCGAAGCCATTGCGCAAAAGATGGAAGGCGACTTCAACTTCGAGGCCGCGCAGCAAAAGGCGGAACAATCGTTTGCCTCCACCACCGGCAACGGCGAGCGCCACCCGAAGGCCGACAAGGTCTACCTGATCGAAGAGGCTGGCCGCCCCGGGCAGATGATGCCCATCATGGAAGACGAGCACGGCACCTACATCATGAACAGCAAGGACCTGCGCGCGGTGGAGCACGTGGCCCGCCTGGCGCAGATCGGCGTCGATTCGCTCAAGATCGAAGGCCGCACCAAGAGCCTGTACTACGTGGCCCGCACCGCCCAGGTGTACCGCCGCGCCATCGACGATGCCGTGGCTGGCCGCCCCTTCAACCCCGAGCTGCTGCTGGAGTTGGAGGGATTGTCCAACCGTGGCTACACCGGCGGCCTGCTGGAGCGCCGCCCCAGCAACGACTACCAAAACTACATCAACGGCCATTCTGAAACCCAACGCAGCCAGTACGTGGGCGAGATTTTGGGCGCCGAAGGCCAGGCCGATGCCGGGCTGCAGGGTCTGGACCAAGAATGGGTGCAGGTAGAAACCAAAAACCACTTTGCCGTGGGCAACCTGCTGGAGGTGGTGCACCCCAGCGGCAACATCACCGTGCGCTTGCAAGAAATGCGCAACGCGCAAGGCCAGCCCGTGCAGGTGGCCCAGGGCAACCCGGTGCGGGTGTGGATTCCGCTGCCTGCAAAGTACGCCGGTGCCCTGCTGGCCCGCGTGGTGGAAGCGCAACCGCCCGCAGCCCAGCCAGAGCCTGCACTGGTCGCCTGA